In Lacibacter sp. H375, one DNA window encodes the following:
- a CDS encoding YifB family Mg chelatase-like AAA ATPase, with amino-acid sequence MLVKTFGSAVYGVNAITITVEVNVSGGQKFFMVGLPDNAVKESEQRIESALKTSGYYFPRTKVVVNLAPADIRKTGTAFDLSIAVGILGATEQLANPERLSEYVIMGELSLDGTIQSIKGALPIAIQARKENFKGLIVPKQNAKEAGMVNNLNVYGVEHINDVIAFFKDETTLQPTVVNTREEFFNAQYEFEFDFNDVKGQHNIKRALEIAAAGSHNAILIGPPGAGKTMLAKRLPTILPPLSLQEALETTKIHSVAGKLPENATLISKRPFRSPHHTISDVALVGGGTNPQPGEISLAHNGVLFLDELPEFKRTVLEVMRQPMEERRVTISRAKIAIDFPASFMLISSMNPCPCGFYNHPEKECTCPPGAVQKYLNKISGPLLDRIDLHVEVTPVPFSELSKAENSEPSAAIRDRVIAAREIQAERYKDVDGIYANAQMSSKQLKEICVISQAGQTLLKAAMDKLNLSARAYDRILKVSRTIADLAQSPDIKVEHLAEAIQYRSLDREGWAG; translated from the coding sequence ATGCTCGTTAAAACCTTTGGAAGCGCTGTTTACGGAGTGAACGCTATTACTATTACGGTAGAAGTGAATGTGAGCGGCGGACAAAAATTTTTTATGGTTGGGTTGCCCGATAATGCAGTAAAAGAAAGCGAACAACGTATTGAAAGTGCATTAAAAACATCCGGCTACTATTTTCCAAGAACAAAGGTTGTTGTAAATCTTGCGCCTGCTGATATTAGAAAAACAGGAACTGCTTTTGATTTATCCATAGCAGTTGGCATTCTTGGTGCAACTGAACAACTTGCCAACCCTGAACGACTGAGTGAATATGTGATCATGGGTGAGTTAAGTTTGGATGGAACCATTCAATCCATCAAAGGTGCATTGCCCATTGCCATTCAGGCTCGCAAAGAAAATTTTAAAGGCCTGATCGTTCCCAAACAAAATGCAAAGGAAGCAGGGATGGTGAACAACCTGAATGTGTATGGTGTTGAGCACATCAATGATGTAATTGCCTTTTTTAAGGATGAAACAACATTACAACCGACTGTTGTAAATACGAGAGAAGAATTTTTTAATGCGCAGTATGAATTTGAATTTGACTTCAATGATGTAAAAGGTCAGCATAATATAAAACGTGCATTGGAAATTGCAGCAGCAGGTAGTCATAACGCCATTCTCATTGGTCCACCCGGCGCAGGTAAAACAATGCTTGCAAAACGTTTACCTACTATTCTTCCTCCATTGAGTTTGCAGGAAGCATTGGAAACAACAAAAATTCATAGTGTAGCAGGTAAACTCCCGGAGAATGCAACATTGATTTCTAAACGTCCGTTTCGTTCGCCGCATCATACCATTAGTGATGTTGCACTTGTTGGCGGAGGAACCAATCCGCAACCCGGTGAAATTTCATTGGCACATAATGGAGTATTGTTTTTAGATGAGTTACCAGAATTTAAACGAACCGTGCTGGAAGTGATGCGTCAACCAATGGAAGAACGACGTGTTACCATTTCACGTGCAAAGATCGCAATTGATTTTCCTGCATCATTTATGCTCATCTCTTCTATGAACCCCTGCCCTTGTGGTTTTTATAATCATCCTGAAAAAGAATGTACTTGTCCGCCAGGGGCTGTGCAGAAATATCTCAATAAAATTTCAGGACCGTTGCTTGATCGTATCGATCTGCATGTGGAAGTAACGCCTGTTCCTTTCAGTGAATTATCAAAAGCAGAAAATAGTGAACCTAGTGCAGCTATCCGTGACCGTGTGATTGCTGCACGTGAAATTCAGGCTGAACGTTATAAAGATGTGGATGGTATTTATGCCAATGCACAAATGAGCAGCAAACAACTCAAAGAAATTTGTGTGATCTCACAAGCAGGACAAACGTTATTGAAAGCGGCCATGGATAAACTGAATCTGAGTGCAAGAGCCTACGATCGTATTTTAAAAGTTAGTCGTACTATTGCCGACCTTGCACAAAGCCCCGATATAAAAGTGGAACACC